The following DNA comes from Amycolatopsis albispora.
CGGGCAGCGCGCGGCGCGCGGTGGCGCTCGCGGGCGCTGAAGCAGAGGAAGACATCGGTTACATCGTGCCACGCAGGAGGTCAGGGCCGATTTCCAGGCACCTGACGGCGCGTCCGCCAGCTCAGCGGGCACTTTCCGGCCTACAGTCCAGAGCGTGACCGCGATGACGCATGCGCCAGACCTCTTCCGCGAGGCGGTGGCGGCACTGGGTTCGGTGCGCGCCCGTCCGGAGGTGGTTCTCGAGCCGATGCGCGCCCCGCAGCGCCTCGCCCCCTGGGCGTACGCGCTCAGCTGCGAGGTCACCGGCCCTGCCGACGTGCTCGCGTCGGGCAGGCTGGTGCTGCTGCACGACCCGGACGGCCAGGAGGGCTGGAACGGGGTGCTGCGCATGGTGGTCTACGTCCGTGCCGAACTCGACCGCGAGCTGGCCACCGACCCGTTCCTGCCCGCCGTCGGCTGGTCGTGGCTGACCGACGCGCTGGAGGCCACCGGCGCCGGGTACACCGCGCTCGGCGGCACGGTCACCGAAACCTCGTCGGCCCGCTTCGGCGACATCGCCGGGCCCGCCCGCACCGACGACCTCGAGCTGCGGGCGTCCTGGACGCCGGACGACGCGGGCCTGCGCCCGCACGGCGAGGCGTTCGTGCAGCTGATGTCCAGCGTCGTCGGCCTACCGCCGGTGGGCGTGTCCTTGTTCGAACAACGCTCGGGTTCCTAGTAGGCGCGCCATTCGTCCTTCGCGTAGTCGAGCACCCGGGGCTGCATCAACGAGGACGAAGGCACGTCCGGGATGCGCCGTCGATCCACCGGGAAGACGGCGGACGCGCGCAGCGATTCGGTATCCAGCGCACGCAACGGCGGCGCGGCGGGCGAAAGCGCGAGTTCGGGCTCGCTGTTCACCGCGGCCAGGTGGAAGCCCCAGTCCCCGAAGCTCGGCACCGACATGTAGTAAGGCACCGTGCGCAGGCCGACCTCCCGCAGCGACGACTCGACACACCAGTAGGAGCGCGGCGCGAAGTACGGTGATCCGGCCTGCACGACCAGCCGTCCGCCGTCGGCCATCGCCCGCCGGACCAGCGCGTAGAACTCGACCGAGTACAGCTTCGCGGTCGCCGTGGAGTCGGGATCGGGCATGTCGACGATGATCGAGTCGTACCGCGCGGCGTTCTCGCGCAGCCAGGTGAACGCGTCGGCGTTGACCACCTGGACCCGCGGATCGTTGAACGCGCCCCGGTTCATCGCCTGCAGTTCGGGCTGGGACCTGGCCAGCCGCACCACTTCGGGGTCCAGCTCGACCAGCGTCACGTTCCGGACGTCCGGGTAGCGCAGCACTTCACGCAGCCCGAGGCCGTCGCCGCCGCCCAGGATCAGCACGCTCTCGTGGCGACCGGCGAGCACCGGGTGCACGAGCGCCTCGTGGTAGCGGTACTCGTCGACCGAGCTGAACTGCAGGTCGCCGTTGAGGTAGAAGCGCACGTCCGGCGGTCCGCTCAGGTTGACCGACTCGGTGATCACGATCTCCTGG
Coding sequences within:
- a CDS encoding DUF3000 domain-containing protein, whose product is MTAMTHAPDLFREAVAALGSVRARPEVVLEPMRAPQRLAPWAYALSCEVTGPADVLASGRLVLLHDPDGQEGWNGVLRMVVYVRAELDRELATDPFLPAVGWSWLTDALEATGAGYTALGGTVTETSSARFGDIAGPARTDDLELRASWTPDDAGLRPHGEAFVQLMSSVVGLPPVGVSLFEQRSGS
- a CDS encoding polyamine aminopropyltransferase, whose amino-acid sequence is MTATQESIRAPRTRLARAAVLLAVFICAACGLVYELALVALGSYLIGDTVGQASIVLSVMVFAMGVGALLAKPLQRRAEAAFAGIEIALALLGGLSVLLLYAAYAWLSLYVPALVVIALLLGMLIGAEIPLLMALLQRIRKQDAGSAVADLFAADYVGALLGGLAFPFLLLPVFGQIRGALLVGAVNAIAGLGLVLTVFRKRLRRRTQAILAVAAVGVTVVLTATFAFAGQFELSARQALYADPVVHAERTPYQEIVITESVNLSGPPDVRFYLNGDLQFSSVDEYRYHEALVHPVLAGRHESVLILGGGDGLGLREVLRYPDVRNVTLVELDPEVVRLARSQPELQAMNRGAFNDPRVQVVNADAFTWLRENAARYDSIIVDMPDPDSTATAKLYSVEFYALVRRAMADGGRLVVQAGSPYFAPRSYWCVESSLREVGLRTVPYYMSVPSFGDWGFHLAAVNSEPELALSPAAPPLRALDTESLRASAVFPVDRRRIPDVPSSSLMQPRVLDYAKDEWRAY